The genomic region aattaatcggaactgctgattatccggaactggttgacaaactgtaatGTGTTCAGTCCAATATCATCATTATcgatattttacttaaatatttaatttgttttaatggttttcaactaaaaaaatgtattaccttATATTTTACGCCATAGATTCTAACATCGGACTTTTTTTCGGTACACATGGCCGTCTCGGCCAAACTCATCGTCTTTATGATAAAGATAAAGTTTATCCAGAGATTGTTGTTAATGCGCGAATAAAACTTGGTTCGATTTGCTGCACAATTTTGTTGATAACTGTCCACGTTTCGTCATTGATTGtgcaaacattaaacatttttatttaagaacAATGTCGCTAATAAGATTATTGTCCATTCTTAACTCTTTGAGAAACGTTATGCATACAGTGCTGTTTCGCGCGAAACCACACAAACTTTTAAGTAAGCATTCGAAATTAATTTACTCTAAAGAAATATAATTAAAGCAAATACAATTTTTGTAAGGCTACAAACAACCAATTACCACAAGTACCGAAGGCATCCACTGATTCCGATATCTGTTAACTGGTTCCGTGCATTACTCGATCATAACCACAATTTCGAAACATGTTATGGTCGattaaattattattcaatattttttatttaaatcacaaataaaaactCGATAATCACGAAAATTTTAACCAATAAGAAAACGTTACACACTCCTCGAAACAAATTATCACACTCTAGGTAGAGCGAGGCTTAGAACTACGCGGTGGTTGCCAAATGAACATGCTATCACTTAGCAGTATAACGATCAATAGTGCAGTTGGTATATTGGATAGACGTAACAGACACTCGTATGAAGAGGAAATTACACATAACTGTGTGGGCGCTTGTGTAACAATCACGCGAAGAATTTACAACACTGGATTCACAATACCAAAAGAAAAAATGCTAAGTAAGAAAGATAATGTTCTTGATCGACGACAAACGGTTACTGCACGCTAGGTAAATAACCGCTGCCGTACAATTCATACACTCGATCGTATAATGCTTTCATCAAGAATGTTTCCATTACGTGAACGATATCCTTGCGACGCACTACTAGTAATTCCCTCTCAACACTTGAAAAGTTGTCATCGTTACCCATAGGAAAGAATATTGAAAGCGGTCGATGTGATCATAATGGGGAAGTTGTGGCGGGTCTTCGCGTTTGATATTAGGCCTAATAACAAAATGAGGTTGGCATGTCCCTTTGGAATAAAGTGCATtcattcaaaatatgtttatatttcttgaTACTGTTCAAAATGTCTACCGATAGACTCAATCTAAATTTATATAGCTATCGTATTTGATTCATTCGGACATACATAAACCAGTTATTAATTTCGagaatgcttagttattgctttaaaatttatttgaatcGGATATTAAAAAATCGTGATATAGACTAATAGCCTACTTTAGTTTACCTTTTTCTGacaatttattaacaaatgttGATAATATATGGGTAAACAGAGTGATTTTAATACTGCtatgaatataaaatatacatgacACAAGTACATACGATTGGCTATTTAATACTATAATAAACCACTGGAATAAATTACTAAAAGTGTCCAATGAAACAAACGCatatatatgattattttattCCTTCTCCACTCCAAATGTATAGACCGTCGACTGCTTGTATGTTTCTCCGGGCCTCAAAATGGTGTTTGGAAAATTTGGCTGGAACATAATAAAATGGTGAAGTGTATTGAAATCGCATACACGAGAACATTTAATTTATCATTCAGGTGAGCAGGACTTGAAGCTTTTACCAAAGTTCAGTACTTACAAGCCCATAAACCCTAAAAATAAACGAAATTTTTCtaacaatatttcgaaaaataaagataacacataaaaattaatgttccttatagaaatagcaaaaatttcaacgctagatgtggtctggaaacaaagatttaacaagatacacaaTGCTCTTTTATTTGTACGGGACAGTATATTCAACACATGATCATGTATTAAGTTAAttagtattcgtgtgtcgtaAATAGATAACGTTACGGGAAATtatcaaagtgctgaaggcattgcagttgttcgctgttgtcgtccttgattagcagtgtgcacaggctaatcttatttgacgtgcattaagccccgttttccctgaaagcagccactatgtacagatttcaatgataaacactagactggccaatgtcgtcttacaagctggtatatacactcactgctagagcagaatcatttgtcgtctgctgcagacaggcagcggtaatcgctcctagcagagtgagttgcggttcttaccgttcttaaggcttctaagcacatactgatttgcaatttatgctctgtaaatttagtcgtcCGCTgatgcgaccaactaaaaatggaatatattgtgtcacaaaaaaataacaagtattttgtatctcgtttaatctatgttactataccacatctagcgttgtaatgtttgctattgctataaaggacactgattttttatgggttaactatattttacgaaatattttgcaaactttctgttgattttgattatttatgttactttaagctATTATCACGAAGAATCATTCAGTATTGTAGAAATGCTTGCATAATTTATTAACATCTGTTCATCGTAGCTGAGATTATGAGTTTACTCGTACGAGCATTTTCTAgtcatttatttgttttgattcACAAGCATTTACCATTTTTCATGGCATTGTATCGGATTTTTAGGTTAACCATACAACGTAATACGTACATGATTCACACTATCAGGAAAGTGTTGTGTCTCAAGACAAAACGACGCAAAAGGTTTGTAGCTTTTCCCGCTTTTCCCGACAGTATTCGACATAAACATAGCCGTGTAGAACTGCAAGCCGGGCTCCGTAGTCGATGTTTCGATGTAACGCCCAGTTGCTGGGTGAACAACCCTGCAATCCAAAGTAATGTTATGACTCCTCGAGACGCAGTTCATAGTTCTAGTGTGTATGCCATTTCATATTGCTATTGATCAGGTTCAGAACGCTTGTGTACACATGCACTACTTGAATTCGTATTTCATGTAAACACTAAAACTACATTACGGCAATGCTTGAAAACACATACTTTGAAACACGTTTCATCATTCCGTCCTCGCCTACACAGAAGGTCAAGTCAAGGTCGCCGTTACAAACAGCGTCTTTTATCGAACGTAATTCAACAGGAAAGCGCAAATCTTGAGAGCGTCCGTCCACATCGGGTAGTTCCCCTGTAATTTGAAACAAAAAGGTTAGAAGTTCAAAACGTGTTACCTGTCCGTTGCCGGTAAGCCTCGTAGCCTCACACACTTACTGGTATTTACCAAAGACTGGCTTTAACAGCAGATATCTCTTATGGAGTTTGTGAACAAGAATATGCTTAGTCTTTTAAACGAGTTGACGTCTGCTATAAATGTAATTGTTCATTACATGGATGCATATGTTTTCTGTTTGCTTTTCTGTTTCCTCTTATTTTGACGATATAAGAGAGTTAGAAAGAAGAATTTTACCAGTCGGAATCAGATTGTGGTCCACAGGTACGAATTTCTCGGCAGATATTTGCACCACATGGTCCAATACGTCATCACAATCCTATATAAAATCATACACTGGACTGCATTTCTTTACTTGTATCATCATAAGCAGCAATACAAGTGTACTTAGATTTGAAACTGTGGTTCAACTGAATCAAATGTCCTTCCATAAGCAGTTGGAAACAAAATGTTAAACACAACAACAATTATACTCAGTCGATAATTGTTCATATAAATTGCCATGTTATTAAGTTAATGCTTATTTACAATCGTACGTTTTGTGATAAACTCTGTGCACAGTATGCGGTTTGGATAGTCGGTTTTAAACCAGTTGGAGGCTTAATACTTAGCATTACCACTGCTATGTAGTAAACAGCTTTATtcatgttgttttatgtttaGTATAGTGTAAGTTATACAGTATTAGAAGATACAGTATTGTATAGGTAATTTGGCACTcgtcttgaatttttttttctgtttccatATTAGTTAACGGTTATCCTCGTTTATTGTAAGCAATTCGTTACTTTCCATAAATAAAAGGCTAACGGAAGGTAACATGCATTTCCACACCAGTTCTGAAGTTTCAGTTTTACTACATTGAGTAAATATCGAATGGCATTGAGAAAATCTATCAGtaattgtattttgttaatttaattaaaaaatatgtaataatacTTTCCACTTTGTTAAGTCGCATGTTTTTATGCTGGTTAATATATATCTACATCGTTTATTGAGACATCTGA from Dreissena polymorpha isolate Duluth1 chromosome 5, UMN_Dpol_1.0, whole genome shotgun sequence harbors:
- the LOC127832198 gene encoding galactose mutarotase-like isoform X3; the protein is MEKTYIGYEKNTPYIGVVVGRVAGRIAGGKFSMDGQDYSLVVNNRPNNIHGGLVGFSRRLWTPFVNDNRLTLTYRSPEGEDGFPGDMDVTLTYTLDEDGLLTLDYLATTTKPCPLNFTNHSYFNLAGQDCDDVLDHVVQISAEKFVPVDHNLIPTGELPDVDGRSQDLRFPVELRSIKDAVCNGDLDLTFCVGEDGMMKRVSKVVHPATGRYIETSTTEPGLQFYTAMFMSNTVGKSGKSYKPFASFCLETQHFPDSVNHPNFPNTILRPGETYKQSTVYTFGVEKE